The DNA segment CAAGCCTGAGGCGGCGCAATGACCCAGCCACCGGTAAATCGCCAATTGCACCTGGCGCTGTTCGTCAGCCACGCTGGCACGCATCTGGCGGGCTGGCGTTTGCCGGAGGCAGAAACCGGCAATGCGCTGGACATCCGCTGGTATCAGCAGCTTGCGCAAAAGGCCGAGGCGGCCAGGCTGGATATGCTGTTTGTCGCCGACAAACTGGCGCTGGACGATATTCATGGCGGCTCGTTCGACGCCGCCGTGAGCTGGCGACCGAATGGCTCACCGGAACCGCTGGCGCTGCTTTCGGCACTGAGCGTGCTGACCTCGCACATTGGCCTGGGCGCGACCATTTCCACCAGCTACCACCAGCCGTACCACGCGGCCCGCCAGTTCGCCACCCTGGACCACTTCAGCGGCGGCCGCGCGGCATGGAACGCGGTGACCTCGGTCAACGACGGTGAGGCGCGCAACTTCGGCTTCGACCAGCACCTGGGCCATGCCGAGCGTTATGCCAAGGCGGCCGAGTTTCTCGATGTGGTGCGCGGGCTGTGGGACAGCTGGCAAGACGAGGCGATTGTTGCGGACAAGGCCAGCGGTCGTTATGCCGACGCCAGCAAGCTGCACTACCTGAACCACGACGGTGAGCACTTCAAAGTGCGCGGGCCGTTGAACCTGCCGCGCCCGCCGCAGGGCCACCCGGTGCTGATCCAGGCTGGCGTATCGGCTGCGTTCCAGTCGCTGGCCGCGCAAAACGCCGAGGTGGTGTTCCCGGTGCAATCGACGCTGGAAAAGGCCCAGGCGTTCTACCGTATCTTCAAGCAACAGGTGGTGGATGCCGGACGCCAGCCAGACGATGTGAAGGTGCTGCCGGGCCTGTACCCGATCATTGCCGACACCGACCAGCAGGCCCATGAACTGGCCGCACGACTGGACGAATCAATCCTGCCCATCGCCGGCCTGGCGTTCATGTCGGCAAGCATGAACTACGACCTCGCCCGGCACGACCCGACCGCGCCGGTGCCCGACATCCGCGAGCAGATTCGCGGCAGCAAGGGCCGCTTCGACGTGGTGATCGGCAATGCCATCGAAGCCGGCTGGACGCTCGAACAACTGGGCCGCTGGTATGCCTCCAGCCTGGCCTTCGCCAAATTCATCGGCTCGCCGCAAACAGTGGCCGACCAGATGCAGCAGTGGCTGGAACAGAACGCTGCCGACGGCTTCGTGATCATGGCCCCGTACATGCCCGGCGGTGCCGAGCGTTTTCTTGAACAGGTGGTGCCCGAGCTGCAACGCCGCGGGTTATTTCGTACCGAGTATCAAGGCACGACGTTACGAGAACACCTTGGCTTACGAAAACCACAACGGCTGAATAGAGCCAGCCAATAAATAACCATTGAAAATAATATAACGATATTTTTATACGTTCTTTGCATATAAAAACCACCCCTCCTAGTATCGCCCTATTGCCCTGACGTGCATCACGACGCCGCTCCATGCAGAGCGGCGCCCACGGCGCCTCTGAAAACGCAGACAGTTTTGCGAGGCCCCATCCACCGGATCAACAGGAGTTTACCCACCATGAGTCTCGAATTTATCGGCCTGATCGGCCCTCAGGAAGGCAGCGAATCACAGGCACCGCGTGGTCCGGTGGTGGACGTGGCGTTCGTCAAGGCATTGGCCCAGGCCCAGGAATACGGCGGTTTCGACAAAGCCTTGCTGGCGGTCAGCACCAGCTCTGCCGACTCGATGATTCTCGCCAGTTATGCGGCGGCCGTGACCGACAAGCTTGGCCTGCTGGTCGCCCACCGGCCGGGCTTTCAGGCACCGACCTTCGCAGCCCGGCAGTTTGCGACCCTGGATCACCTGAGCAATGGCCGCGCCTCGATCAACGTGATCACTGGTGGCGACAGCGGCGACCTGCAACGCGACGGCGACTTCCTCGACAAGGACGCCCGCTATGCTCGCACCGACGAATACCTGGAGGTGGTGCGCAAGACCTGGACCGGCACCCAACCGTTCGATCATCAGGGCGAACACTACCGCGTCGAAGACAACCTGACCCTGGTCAAGCCGCTGCAAAAGCCCCACCTGCCGATCTACTTCTCGGGCGCCTCCGATGCCGCCGTGGAAGTCGCCGCCAAGCACGCCGACGTGTACATGATGTGGGGCGAGCCGCTGGAGCAGGTGCGCGAGCGCATTGCCAAAGTGCGCAAGGCCGCCGCCAAATATGGCCGCGAGCAACACATTCGTTTCAGCCTGTCGCTGCGGCCGATTCTGGGCGGCACCGAAGCCGAAGCCTGGGCCCGCGCCGAGCGCATTCTGGAAGACGCCCGGCATCTGCATCACCTGCGCCAGGGCAAGCGCCGCGACAAGGTCGGCATCAACAATATCGGCTCGGCGCGGCTGGTCGAACTGGCCAGCCAGCGCAAGGTGCACGACAAACGCCTGTGGACCGAAATCGCCGCGCTGACCGGCGCGGCCGGCAACTCCACCTCGCTGGTCGGCACCGCCGATCAGGTTGCCGAGGCGGCGCTGGATTACTACAACGCCGGTATCACTACTTTTCTGTTCCGCGGCTTCGAGCAACTGCGCGATGCCGCCGAGTATGGCCAGGACCTGCTGCCCCGCATCCGCGCACGGGTCACCCAACAAGGTTCGGCGAAGACCGCCCACGCCGGCTGATTGATCTCCTCTGGCAGTGCTGCGCACTGCAATCGCCGACAGAGCCGCCTCCCACTGGCTATGTGGGAGGCGGCTCTGCCGGCGACAAGGCCAGTAAACCGATATAAAGGACTCTGATCATGTCTCAACGTCAACTGCATCTGGGCGCCATCCTCACCGGCGTCGGCACCAGCCAGCATGAATGGCTGCACCCGGAAATCCCTGGCGACGCCAGCATCGATATCGACTGGTACAAACAGCAGGCCCGTGCGGCCGAAGCGGCGAAGTTCGACTTTGTGTTCATCGTCGACAGCCCGTATATCACCCCCGACTCCGCACCGCATTTTCTCAACCGCCTGGAACCGCTGACCCTGCTCTCGGCGCTGGCCGGCGCCACCGACAAGATTGGCCTGGTGGCGACCCTGACCACCTCTTACACAGAACCCTTCAACGTGGCGCGCCAGTTCGGTTCGCTGGACCAGATCAGCCGCGGCCGGGCCGGCTGGAACGTGGTGACCACAGGTCTTGAAGGCGCTGCCGGCAACTTCGGTCGTGAGCAGCACATCGACCACGGCGAGCGTTACCGCCGGGCCCACGAACATGTGGCGGTGGTGCAAGGACTGTGGGACTCCTATGAGGACGATGCCTTCCCGCGTGACAAAGCCGCCAAGCGCTTCATCGACCCGGACAAACAGCATCGCCTCGACCATCAGGGTGAGTTCTTCTCGGTCACCGGGCCGCTGAACATCTCCCGCTCGCCGCAGGGCCAGCCGGTGATTTTCCAGGCTGGGGTGTCGGAGTCCGGGCGCGGCCTGGCGGCTTCGATTGCCGAGGGCATCTTTGCCGGCGTCGATAACTTCGAAGATGCTCAGGAGTACTACGCCGACATCAAGCGTCGTGCCGCTGCGGCAGGGCGTAATCCTGAGCAGGTGCTGCTGTTTCCCGGCATCGACCCGATCATTGCTGATACTGACGAACAGGCCCAGGCCATCGAGCGGGCGCGCAAGGGTGAGCTGGACCTGAACAAGGCGCTGATTCAGTTGGGCCGGCCATTCAACTATCACGACTTCAGCCAGTATGACCTCGACGGGCCGTTCCCGGATCTGGGTGAGCTGGGCAGCAACGGTTATCGCGGCCATGCCGAGCGCATCAAGCGCGTGGCCCGCGAGCAGAACCTCAGCGTGCGCCAGGCGGCGCTGCGTTTCGGCCAGCCCTATTCCAGTTTTGTCGGTTCACCGCTGACTGTCGCCAACGAGATCGAACGCTGGTTCCGCGAAGGCGCAGTCGACGGCTTCAACATTCATGTCGGCGCACCGAGCGACTTCGCCCGCTTCACCAACGAGGTATTGCCAATCCTGCGCGAGCGCGGGCTGTTTCGCGACGACTACCGGCACAGCACCCTGCGTGGCCATCTGGGCCTGACGGTGCCACAGAACCGGCATGCCCTGGCCGCTCAGGCCGAACACACCATTGGAGAACCGGCATGAGTACTGTGCAAAGCCTGTGGCAACAACGCTATCGCCAGGCCGATGACTACGCCCCGGCGTTAGCCAACCCGGTGATCGAAGCCCTGCTCGGCCATCGCAGCGTGCGGCAGTATCTGGATACACCGTTGCCCGAGGGCACCCTGGAAACCTTGCTGGCCGCTGCGCAATCAGCGTCAAGTTCGTCCAACCTGCAGGCCTGGAGTCTGCTGGCGGTGCAAGACCCGGCGCGCAAGGCGCGTCTGGCAACGCTGGCCAATGATCAGCAGCACATTCGTCAGGCGCCGCTGTTTCTGGTCTGGCTGGCCGACTTCTCACGCGCCCAGCGGATTGCTGACGTGCAGGGTCTGGAGCTGGAAGTACCGGCCTTGCTCGACAGCCTGCTGGTCGGCAGCCTGGATGCGGCCCTGGCTGCGCAGAACGCGGTGGTCGCAGCCGAATCGCTGGGCCTGGGCACGGTGTACATCGGTGCGCTGCGCAATAACCTGCAGGCGGTGATCGATGAGTTGCAACTGCCGCCGCTGGTGTTTCCGGTGTTCGGTCTGGTGGTCGGGCATCCCGACCCGGCACGCCCGGCAGCGATCAAGCCACGCCTGCCGCAACCTGTGGTGCTGCACCGCGAGACCTATACCATTGCCGACGATGAGCAGCAACGCATCAGCGGCTACGAAGCGCTGGCCGGCGCGTTTGCCCGCGAGCAGGGACAGACCACGCCGTCCTGGAGCGAGCAGGTGCTCAATCGCCTGAAAAGCATTGAGGCGCTGCATGGCCGCGAGCGTATCGCCGAGACTTTACGCGGCCAGAAGCTGGCCCTTCGTTGATTACTGGTGAGTGAGTCATGACTGTACTTGTTGTCGAAAAACCCATCGCGCCCAGTGTCGACGCTGCCAGTTTCAAGCTGGCGATGCGTAACACCGCAGCGTCAGTGAATGTCATCACCTGCGGCAGTGACGAGGGGGATTTCGGGCTGACGGCCACCGCGTTCAGTTCGGTCACGGCCGACCCGCCAACGGTGCTGATTGCGGTCAATAGCGGCGCCAGCATTTATCCGCATCTACTCAAGCAGCGACGCTTTGCGGTGAATGTGTTGAGCGCCGATGCGCTGCAGGTGTCCAACGATTTTGCCGGTGGTCTGCCGCCTGAGGAGCGTTTTGCCCGACATGCGTGGACGCGCCTGAGCAGTGGCAACCCGGCGTTGGCGGCAAGCAGTGCCGGGTTTGATTGTGTGGTGACCGAGCTGAGTCAGGTGGGCTCGCATCTGGTGGTGCTCGGCCGGGTCGAGCATTGCTGGTACTCGGACCAGCAACCACTGCTCTATTCCAATGGCCGTTACGGGCGGTTTGTGTAGGCGCGAGCCTGGTCACGGACGGGCCGGCAGCATCAACACTTGCAGACCCGACCTAGATCAGCTGGGCGTCGGCTCGGCCGACGAATCCTGACACCACCCAGACAGCGGCATTTACCGCCGCTTCGCCAGCGAAGCTGCCTGCCACCAAGATCGGTGCTGTGCGCTTGAACCAACAAGGCGGCTTCAGCCGGACAAATACTCGGACACCTCGATCAGGTTCAGGTCCGGATCACGCACATACACCGAACGGATCGGGCCGGTGGCGCCAGTGCGTTGCACCGGGCCTTCGATGATGGGCCAGTTGTGCTGTTGCAGGTGCTTGATGAACTGCTCCAGCGGCACGGCGCTGATAAAGCACAGATCCAGCGCTCCTGATACTGGCAGATGGGCCTTGGGCTCGAATTCGCCGCCCTTCACATGCAGGTTGATTTTCTGATTGCCGAACCGAAAGGCTTTGCGACCCGCGCCGAAGACCTCCAGCTGCATCCCCATCACCCTCACATAGAAGTCTTCGCACGCGTGCGGGTCAGTGGTGGTCAGCACCAGATGGTCGAGCTGATCGATCAGCATGGGTCACTCCTTGGGGGTTGCGTTGAGGTTGTCGCTGCGCGCTTGCAGCAGCTCTATGAAGCTGGACAGGCTGCGCGATACCGTGCCTTTGCGCCATACCAGCCAGGTGTTGAGGTGACGAAACTGTTCGTTCAACGGCCAGACGCTGACCATCGCGCTGCCGGGCATGCTTTCGAGCATGCTGCGCGGCATCAGGGCCAGGCCGGCGCCGGCGCTGACGCAGGCGAGCTTGCCGTGGTAGGACTCCATTTCGAAGATTTTGCCCGGCACCGCCGAGTCATGGGCGAACCAGCTTTCGAAGTGGTGGCGGTAAGAGCAGTTGGAGCGAAAAGCGTAGATCTGCTCGCCGTTCACATCGCGGCCGCCATGGATCGGTGCGTGGTTGAGCGGCGCGATGACGACCATTTCTTCCTGAAACACCGGGATGCCTTCCAGCGCCGGGTGCAGGACCGGGCCATCGACAAAGGCCGCCGCCAGGTTACCGGCCAGCACGCCGTCGATCATGGTCCCGGAAGAGCCGGTGGACAATGCCAGTTCAACCTTGGGAAAAGCCTGGTTGTAGGCTGCCAGCAACGCCGGAATGCGCACCGCAGCGGTACTCTCCAGAGAGCCCAGCGCCAGCGGGCCGCGGGGTTCTTCACCGGCGACGGTCATCCGCGCCTCTTCGACCAGGTCCAGAATGCGCCCGGCGTAATCGAGCAGGTTCCAGCCGGCCGGTGACAGGCGCAGGCGTTGTTTCTCACGGATGAACAACTCAACGCCAAGATCTTCTTCGAGCTGCTTGATACGTGTGGTGAGGTTCGAGGGCACCCGGTGAATATGCTGCGCCGCAGCGCTGATGCTGCCGTGCTCGGCAACCGCCTTGAAGATTTCCAGCTGGACAAGATCCACAGCATTCTCCAAACGTGAATGGGTTCGTCATTATTATTCAGTTTTCAGGATCATAGCAGGGCATTAGTCTGGCATCACTTTCCAATAAGACCGGAGCCTGAAAATGACCAGCGTTTCCCATACGACCCACGCCATCTCGATCAACCCGAACGACGGTGAACAGATCGGCGCCTATCCCTATGAAACCGAAGCGGCACTGGAAGCCGCACTGTCGCGGGCTGCGGCAGGTTTTAGCGTATGGAAACGCAAGTCGCTCGCCGAGCGCGTCGAGCTCGTCACCGTGCTGGCCAGTGTGCTGCGCGAACAGGCCATCGACATGGCCCGCATGGCCACCCAGGAAATGGGCAAGCCGGCCACCCAGGCGCGTGGCGAAATCGAAAAATGCGCGCAGTTGTGCGAATGGTACGCCGAGAATGGCCCGGCCATGCTCGCCCCGGAACCGACCCAAGTGCCGGGCGGCAAGGCGCGTATCGAGTACCGCCCGCTGGGTCCGGTGCTGGCGGTGATGCCATGGAACTTCCCGTACTGGCAGGTGCTGCGCGGCGCGGTGCCAACCTTGCTGGCCGGCAATACCTACGTGCTCAAGCACGCGCCGAACATCATGGGTTGTGCCTATCTGCTGCGCGATGCGTTGCAGCAGGCCGGTTTCCCGGACGGCGTATTCGAGGTGATCAACGTCACCCCGGACGGCGTATCGAAAGCCATCGCCGATGACCGCATTGCCGCCGTGACCCTGACCGGCAGTGTGCGCGCCGGTATTGCCATCGGCTCGCAGGCCGGTGCCGCCCTGAAAAAATGCGTGCTGGAACTGGGCGGTTCCGACCCGTTCATCGTGCTCAACGATGCCAACCTGGATGAAGCAGTAAAAGCGGCCGTGATCGGCCGCTACCAGAACACCGGCCAGGTCTGCGCAGCGGCCAAGCGGCTGATCGTCGAGCAGGGCGTGGTCGAGGAATTTACCCGGCGGTTTGTCGAGCAGACTCGCCAGCTGGTCGTCGGTGATCCATCACAAAACGCTACCTATATCGGCCCGATGGCGCGCTTCGACCTGCGCGACGAACTGGACGGCCAGGTGCAGGCGACCCTGAGCGAAGGCGCGACCCTGCTGCTTGGTGGCAGTAAAGCCGAAGGCGCGGGTAACTTCTATCTACCGACCGTGCTGGGCGATGTCACCGACCGGATGACTTCGTTCCGCCAGGAGCTGTTCGGCCCCGTTGCCTCGATCATTACCGCCCGGGATGCACAGCATGCCCTGGAGCTGGCCAACGACAGCGAGTTTGGCCTGACGGCAACGATTTACACCCAGGATGTGGCGCGGGCTGAACAACTGACCGAACAGCTGGAAACCGGTGGGGTGTTTATCAACGGCTACAGCGCTTCCGACCCACGGGTAACGTTTGGTGGGGTCAAGAAAAGCGGCTTTGGTCGCGAGCTGTCACACTTTGGCGTGCGTGAATTCTGCAATGCGCAGACGGTGTGGCTGGATCGTAATTGATCGGCAGGCAACTTTGACATCCTCCCCGCCCTAAAGGGCGGGGATTCCCACAACTGGACGCTCATGCCCGAGCGCGAG comes from the Pseudomonas sp. StFLB209 genome and includes:
- a CDS encoding LLM class flavin-dependent oxidoreductase — protein: MTQPPVNRQLHLALFVSHAGTHLAGWRLPEAETGNALDIRWYQQLAQKAEAARLDMLFVADKLALDDIHGGSFDAAVSWRPNGSPEPLALLSALSVLTSHIGLGATISTSYHQPYHAARQFATLDHFSGGRAAWNAVTSVNDGEARNFGFDQHLGHAERYAKAAEFLDVVRGLWDSWQDEAIVADKASGRYADASKLHYLNHDGEHFKVRGPLNLPRPPQGHPVLIQAGVSAAFQSLAAQNAEVVFPVQSTLEKAQAFYRIFKQQVVDAGRQPDDVKVLPGLYPIIADTDQQAHELAARLDESILPIAGLAFMSASMNYDLARHDPTAPVPDIREQIRGSKGRFDVVIGNAIEAGWTLEQLGRWYASSLAFAKFIGSPQTVADQMQQWLEQNAADGFVIMAPYMPGGAERFLEQVVPELQRRGLFRTEYQGTTLREHLGLRKPQRLNRASQ
- a CDS encoding LLM class flavin-dependent oxidoreductase, which codes for MSLEFIGLIGPQEGSESQAPRGPVVDVAFVKALAQAQEYGGFDKALLAVSTSSADSMILASYAAAVTDKLGLLVAHRPGFQAPTFAARQFATLDHLSNGRASINVITGGDSGDLQRDGDFLDKDARYARTDEYLEVVRKTWTGTQPFDHQGEHYRVEDNLTLVKPLQKPHLPIYFSGASDAAVEVAAKHADVYMMWGEPLEQVRERIAKVRKAAAKYGREQHIRFSLSLRPILGGTEAEAWARAERILEDARHLHHLRQGKRRDKVGINNIGSARLVELASQRKVHDKRLWTEIAALTGAAGNSTSLVGTADQVAEAALDYYNAGITTFLFRGFEQLRDAAEYGQDLLPRIRARVTQQGSAKTAHAG
- a CDS encoding LLM class flavin-dependent oxidoreductase, encoding MSQRQLHLGAILTGVGTSQHEWLHPEIPGDASIDIDWYKQQARAAEAAKFDFVFIVDSPYITPDSAPHFLNRLEPLTLLSALAGATDKIGLVATLTTSYTEPFNVARQFGSLDQISRGRAGWNVVTTGLEGAAGNFGREQHIDHGERYRRAHEHVAVVQGLWDSYEDDAFPRDKAAKRFIDPDKQHRLDHQGEFFSVTGPLNISRSPQGQPVIFQAGVSESGRGLAASIAEGIFAGVDNFEDAQEYYADIKRRAAAAGRNPEQVLLFPGIDPIIADTDEQAQAIERARKGELDLNKALIQLGRPFNYHDFSQYDLDGPFPDLGELGSNGYRGHAERIKRVAREQNLSVRQAALRFGQPYSSFVGSPLTVANEIERWFREGAVDGFNIHVGAPSDFARFTNEVLPILRERGLFRDDYRHSTLRGHLGLTVPQNRHALAAQAEHTIGEPA
- a CDS encoding NADPH-dependent oxidoreductase — translated: MSTVQSLWQQRYRQADDYAPALANPVIEALLGHRSVRQYLDTPLPEGTLETLLAAAQSASSSSNLQAWSLLAVQDPARKARLATLANDQQHIRQAPLFLVWLADFSRAQRIADVQGLELEVPALLDSLLVGSLDAALAAQNAVVAAESLGLGTVYIGALRNNLQAVIDELQLPPLVFPVFGLVVGHPDPARPAAIKPRLPQPVVLHRETYTIADDEQQRISGYEALAGAFAREQGQTTPSWSEQVLNRLKSIEALHGRERIAETLRGQKLALR
- a CDS encoding flavin reductase family protein, coding for MTVLVVEKPIAPSVDAASFKLAMRNTAASVNVITCGSDEGDFGLTATAFSSVTADPPTVLIAVNSGASIYPHLLKQRRFAVNVLSADALQVSNDFAGGLPPEERFARHAWTRLSSGNPALAASSAGFDCVVTELSQVGSHLVVLGRVEHCWYSDQQPLLYSNGRYGRFV
- a CDS encoding VOC family protein; protein product: MIDQLDHLVLTTTDPHACEDFYVRVMGMQLEVFGAGRKAFRFGNQKINLHVKGGEFEPKAHLPVSGALDLCFISAVPLEQFIKHLQQHNWPIIEGPVQRTGATGPIRSVYVRDPDLNLIEVSEYLSG
- the ptrR gene encoding putrescine utilization regulator PtrR; this translates as MDLVQLEIFKAVAEHGSISAAAQHIHRVPSNLTTRIKQLEEDLGVELFIREKQRLRLSPAGWNLLDYAGRILDLVEEARMTVAGEEPRGPLALGSLESTAAVRIPALLAAYNQAFPKVELALSTGSSGTMIDGVLAGNLAAAFVDGPVLHPALEGIPVFQEEMVVIAPLNHAPIHGGRDVNGEQIYAFRSNCSYRHHFESWFAHDSAVPGKIFEMESYHGKLACVSAGAGLALMPRSMLESMPGSAMVSVWPLNEQFRHLNTWLVWRKGTVSRSLSSFIELLQARSDNLNATPKE
- a CDS encoding aldehyde dehydrogenase family protein, producing the protein MTSVSHTTHAISINPNDGEQIGAYPYETEAALEAALSRAAAGFSVWKRKSLAERVELVTVLASVLREQAIDMARMATQEMGKPATQARGEIEKCAQLCEWYAENGPAMLAPEPTQVPGGKARIEYRPLGPVLAVMPWNFPYWQVLRGAVPTLLAGNTYVLKHAPNIMGCAYLLRDALQQAGFPDGVFEVINVTPDGVSKAIADDRIAAVTLTGSVRAGIAIGSQAGAALKKCVLELGGSDPFIVLNDANLDEAVKAAVIGRYQNTGQVCAAAKRLIVEQGVVEEFTRRFVEQTRQLVVGDPSQNATYIGPMARFDLRDELDGQVQATLSEGATLLLGGSKAEGAGNFYLPTVLGDVTDRMTSFRQELFGPVASIITARDAQHALELANDSEFGLTATIYTQDVARAEQLTEQLETGGVFINGYSASDPRVTFGGVKKSGFGRELSHFGVREFCNAQTVWLDRN